AGGAGGTCTGTGCCAAGTACAAGAGCAGCATCTCCAGGACCATCACACCTCACCACGTGTCCCGGATCTATGTGGAGGACAAGTACAAGCTGCTGTACTGCGAGGTGGCCTATTGATGATCTGATTATTGCATATTGATTATTGGACTTTTGAATATTGCTGTTATATACTGCTATCTATATTTTTACAACTTATTGATTATTGGTGTATTTTTGTCATTGTGACTGTGATGCTGGCTGCAATGATTTAACAAACCAATTAataaagtattttttaaatctaatctTATTTCTTTAGGTGCCCAAGGCGGGCTGCTCCAACTGGAAGAGGATCCTCATGGTGCTGTCTGGCCTGGCGTCGTCCACCCACGAGATCAAACACGACGCCGTCCACTACGGCAACCACCTCAAGAGGCTGGACAGCTTCGACCGCCAGGGCATCACGCAGCGCCTGGAGACCTACACCAAAGTCCTGTTTGTCCGCGAACCCCTGGAGAGGCTGGTGTCCGCCTTCAGGGACAAGTTTGAGAACCCCAACACCTACTATCATCCTGTATTCGGGAAGCCCATCATCTCCAAGTACAGGGTAAACGCCTCCAAGGTGGCCCTCAGGACAGGCAGCGGAGTGACCTTCCAGGAGTTCATGCAGTATCTGTTGGATGTGCACAGGCCTGTGGGCATGGACATTCACTGGGAGCCTACCAGCCAGCTGTGCAGCCCCTGTCTGCTGGACTACAACTTCATCGGCAAGTTTGAGACCATGGAGGAGGAGGCTAATTTCTTACTACGTAGAACTGGTGCCCCGCATAACCTCACCTTCCCCAGTTTTAAAGACAGGAACCCCAAGGCTGAGAGGACTTCAACTCATTTAACCCATCGCTACTTTGCACAGCTCAGCacttcagagagacagagagcttatGACTTTTATTACATGGACTACCTTATGTTTAACTACTCCAAACCTTTTAAAGATTTGTATTGATTGACTCTCTAATCTCTGTTTGAGTCCTCAAATCTCCCCTGGCTTTAAGTGGAGGAGCGCACCATAAAAATGACTTCCTTTTACAAGTATTACTAGAAGATCATCACATGAAAACAATGTCTCGGTCAGGCATGTCAATGTGGTCCTGTACTATATACCGGTGGCTAACTGCAAAACATCGAACTCACAAACAATTTATCACTGCACAGTCAGTGACGTGAAAAGACAGTTTAATGCTTTAAAATGTGTTACGTGAAGAGGTACCCACCTATCATTTTTTGCACTTAGTGTAGCAAATTCTTTCAAATTCTCCAAAAATGTATTGACTACTGCTGGAGAGTGTGTCTGGACAGTCTTATAGGGGAGCATCCCCCTTAAGTATCCCTAAGTACTACTTTACCACACCATCCCACTACCCTTTAGAATACACATCCTCATCACTGTCATCAAGGCTTTTTCTGACACTAATATTTAAAAACTGTACAAAGGGCATTCAGAtgactatatatatttttctatgtATTTCTATAATGGATATATTCAGTGCTTCTTTGTGGGGATTTTCATTTCTGATATCACTGATTGTTATTTCAGTAATTATATGGTGAGTGTGTTCAGAGAATATCTGGCTATATTTAGGCCTCTTAGGTCCCCCTGTACATCAGACCCTGTAaaacacgtgtcaaactcattccatgagggccaagtgtctgcaggtttttgctcctcccttgtacttgactgATCAATGAAGGTAATttattagttaggaactcccctcacctggttgtctaggtcttaattcgACACAAATATAAAGGAAATAACAAAAAACAGCATACAGTcgaccctccatggaatgagtttgacaaccctgttgt
The sequence above is a segment of the Salvelinus alpinus chromosome 33, SLU_Salpinus.1, whole genome shotgun sequence genome. Coding sequences within it:
- the LOC139562749 gene encoding carbohydrate sulfotransferase 8-like codes for the protein MLWVECRIVDALRGRRRMRATAVKLPCSFWFLLLFGAGGLVLFIHLQDLSEMVQQQAPGVKLRGTARQSREALCTQGSDGVRVSPGQDQKLAVEGLTSTIPPMQFPAFQWTRHSATPGSREQDMGSLRVTKRHRKLLKTSPVVSNNSLNSSSSSSGFPDSPEESWQWHRLSHIQEARRRLMKEVCAKYKSSISRTITPHHVSRIYVEDKYKLLYCEVPKAGCSNWKRILMVLSGLASSTHEIKHDAVHYGNHLKRLDSFDRQGITQRLETYTKVLFVREPLERLVSAFRDKFENPNTYYHPVFGKPIISKYRVNASKVALRTGSGVTFQEFMQYLLDVHRPVGMDIHWEPTSQLCSPCLLDYNFIGKFETMEEEANFLLRRTGAPHNLTFPSFKDRNPKAERTSTHLTHRYFAQLSTSERQRAYDFYYMDYLMFNYSKPFKDLY